In Scomber japonicus isolate fScoJap1 chromosome 11, fScoJap1.pri, whole genome shotgun sequence, the genomic stretch CAGAATCTTGATttatgcaataaataaatagataaatctaaaatttaaaaaagctatTTCAAAGACAAGACTGATATATATGGTAATGTTAGTGGTTGTGGTCAGTTTTCATGTTGGGAGACAAATGTCAGTGTCATTGGAGTTATTGTACGGGTTGATTTTGACATGTATGTATGTCAATGTTTTGGAttaatgctttttaaatgtgacattaAATGTGCTGAGCTGCTCGTTGGTAAAGAGAGCTGTGGTGAGAGTTTTGAAAAATTCAACTCAGAGTGTGACCAATTGTAACAAAACTGTATAACATCGAACAGTATCATGTCAGACTGATGGGGGGGCAGGGGTCATGAACAAGCTTTCAACAAGCTTTTCAAGGTATTCAAAACACTGACTACCTAAAACATTATCTAGGgtttcaatacttttttttatcattcattagTCTAAAGCAAGATGAGATCTgcacaaacagaacagaaatgttgtttaaaaGTGAAAACTACTTACATGCGAAGAAACATATTCAATGCAGTCATCCAGTTTTGACAGCATTGGTATAAAACCTTCGCTATTTACAGACAAAGTCGGTGAGTTCAGTTTCTgtgaagacagagaaaaaaagctaaGAATGAAGCTTTTGCTATTCATTACAATCTTCCAGCTCTTGGTATTTTAAAtccaaactttttattttttaacttggCAAAGTCAGTACtgtgagaaatgtgtttttaatttgatataAAAAAACCTCATTTATAACTTTGACTTGTATTTCAAAGGTTTATACTGTAGGTCAGACAAAATCTTATGTCCCATTCAAGGAAAGAAAGATCAGtgataaaaaagtaataaagtgGGACTATTTTTTAGTATATTTAGTGACTTTGGCATTTATGTCTAGACACATTATCTTAAAATTCTAAACTAAGGGAATAAAGCCAATATTCAAGTGTGTCTTACAATAAAGTTTCCACACAACGCTCACATTTTGTGGTCAAATGTTTCATGatgacagacaaacaaaaaagccaGCTTACCGTGTTTATGTTTTCTAACTCATTAAAATATGACAGTTTCTGCTGAATGCTCTCTGCCAGGTCAACAAGCTctgcctgcaaacacacaaaacaacaaaccacaGTTGACACAATACAGCATGACAGTTTCATTCCGACTCAAGTTCCCAGTCCAATCTACATATATTTACCAATATGAGCACCTATCTGCAGGAGTTGCAAGAAACGACAAAGAATGAAAACTGCAGAGTCAAGAAGATATTAAATATACCACAGAGGGAATGAGCCTCAGGCAGATTCTTTTGACCTGCTGAAGGTTTGCTGGTGTTTTTATAATCAGACAAGCTTTTAACCATGACATGCTGTTCTAAACTaaatattgtgtattgtattacaTCTGCAGTGGCTCCTTTGGGTGTTTCCACAGTTGTTTTTTAACTATTCAGGAAAGATCCAGAGTCAAGATTGTGTATTTCTAGGTTTGGGAGGTAGGTTCAGATTCATAAATACTAATCAGTCTGTTGTGGACTATTAGAAAAATTCATTGACttcattatttgaatatttACCTTTGAGCAATCAGTTTGTCATGTCAGTAAAGCTCTGGTTTACAGTTGATAGGACAGCGTGCCACCTACCTGTTCTTTTAGGAGCTGTTCACAGGCCTCGTGTAATGTGCCCGTCTTATTGGACACGAACAGGTACTGTTTCTGGAGGGAGTCCAGCTGCTCCAGAGCTGCACTGACATCTTTGAGAATAGCGTTGCATTGTTCCTGGTAGCAGTTTAGATCATCTCTGGTTTTCCTGAAGGGAAAATAGATATCTGTTTGTTTAGCTGAAGACAGACAATGCAGTGAATCCAACTAATGATATGAATGGCAGTGTGACCACTATGAGCAGGATGTACTCTTATTTATGGATGAAACTTTCAAGCACATTATATTTCTGATGATGTCAATTTTCTGTCATAAGTCTTTCTTTTATTCCTACTCTGTAGAACAAACTGCCTGATAACTTgacatctgtcacatctgtgCCAACCTACAAAATTAAACTACATTCTCACATTTCTATTTTCACAGACGAACGATAAGTTGCTACGGTTACGTATGTGGGGTTGACAAAGGTTATTTACTTTCTTTGAGTAAGATGGTTCTTTGCCAATCCATGTAAATGTAACACATACTGAGGTTAATTATAATTATGTGTTACTATAAATAAAATTTCCTATCATTTCTTAAGTAGTTATTTACCGATTAATTTATTTAAGTAACATTTATCTAAACCTGTCCTCCACTAAACAAGCATCTCACCaatgtagagctgcaatgattattcgattaattgattggttgccaactattaaattacTCTTCAGCTGTTTTGATAATTGACTAATCTTTTGGAGTCATTCCTTAAGAAAACAAAATCTATAttatctggttccagcttcttaaggCTGAATATGTTCTGGTTTCTATGAAGGTTAACTCTTTAAATTCTGGACTGTAGGtcaggacaaaagaagacatctGAGGACATCATCTTAGACTTTGGGTAAATctaacaaattaattaattgagaaaataatcaacagattaatcaataataaaaataatcattattaggGATGTaccgatatgactttttcagTCCTGCTACTGACACCGATACCTGGGCTTTGAGTATCGGCAGATAGTGAGTACTGATCCAATACCAATGTGTAGAACACTGTGCTGAAGAGACTGGCATGATCTAATTTTATGTATGAGGCAAAATCAGGCTTGACTTTAACATCACTTTACTAACTAAAACAATGTCtaccaaataaatacataactaGATTTACTGAATTCTCATATAATAACATAAGGGTTTCTGATACTAGAAGATTGTCACAGATACCCGATCCAGCTATACGAGTCAGTATCAGACCAATATCTGCATCAGTATTGGTGCATCTCTTGACTGAATCACCTTTAACATGAACGCACCTGTATTTTGCACTGTCGTCCTGGTCCATGTTTGCCTGTAACTTGGCAAACCAGGcaaaaaactgcaaaacaaattggcataacattacattacattaaaatccATGCATTATCATTGTGGAGTTCTATGTCTGACTGGATACAGCGTCTATAAGGTCACCTGTTGTGCAGTTTCTATCCTGTCACTGTCCATGTCGAGCATCTGAAAACCCTTGAGCAGGACGTCCTCTGTTGAGGCGGGTACAGTAGCTGTAAATGGGGACTGCAAGGACCGAGAAGACAGGCTGCACAGGTCCTCGATTGGTAGCTgcgaaaaacaaaacagtcaggGGCTGTTTGAACATTCATGTTGTGTGGGTGCCTGACGTGGCGCAGTGCAAGTTAACTTGCATTCAGCGACACATGAACATTAATATCCTGTTTACGGAGCAGGGAAATGTTTACACACAGCGTCTGGGTTTAGTCCTCCTAGCTGGTGCCATAAAGTCAGTTAGCAACACTGTTAGCTGTTTAGCTGGAGTTACATCTCACCTCTGACGGGATAGAGAGCGTTTCAGCCGCGGCTCGAATCTCCAGCACAGAGTCCATTTGTTTCTCTGTGAGGGGAGCCGTGGCATCCGTGCGGCGATCCCATAACGAGAGCTTCTCCCGGGTTTCTTTATCTGTCAGATCCAGGAGGGACTGGTCTGTGAACGCCATCGTCACTCTGGACAGCCAGCACCAACGTCAgcaggtcagcagcagcagtagcaacaCACCATACTTCCTGTTCCGGTACCGTAGGCGGGGTTTGATTGAGGATACGGTCCAGATAGTTAACCTAGATCTGCTGAACTATCGCGAGATTTTCACGCGTTGGCTCTTCATTGTGCGTGTTGCACAAAATATTGAAGTCTATTATATGGAAGCCCACTGCCACCAATACTGCCACCGATactttctcaaaataatgacttatctcaaaataatgaattagtATCTAAAAAATAAGGTACTATCTCAAAATattgacttagtatctcaaaaaaATGGGAAactttttcaaaataatgactcTTATGACTTAGTATGAGATACTTAATCATTATTTTgggatactaagtcattattttgagaaaatatcGCATTATATTGACTTACAGGATATTTTTTTATCACACTAGGCTTCGATAGGTTAAGGTCTGATTAGATTTAGCCACAAAAAACCCCTCTGTAGCCTATAGCTATGGTTAGAGAAAGATAATGGGTTGGGTTAAATGACCACTCTTGCGAGATGTTTTGAAAATCTAGGGTTGCAATCTACACACGATCCTCGAGGATATTTCATACAGGTAGCCTATTTTAGTTGGCATATGCTTGTCTTCTTTATTGTTTGGCCCACTTCTGTAGCTACGTGTAAAAATTGAGAAATCAACGAATCATCTtccttagattttttttttcttcttctgaccTCATTTTGTACACAACAtgtacaaaatgtattaaagtgGTAACTCTTCCTTCTATTGGCAACAAAGTGTAGCTACTTCCACATTTGATGTGGGTGACAAAATAACCAAATGATCATGTTTGTCATTATaccaaatatgaaaataacttATAACTCATTTGTTTGCCAAAAATACTCCAGAGTCAAAGAAATGAATACTATGTTTGTCTGCACATCTTTGTGTTATAATAATGAATCATGTTGAAAAAGATTCATCTGGTTTAAATTGTAAAACAAAGATAACTGCTGGAACAAAatagttttatattgttttataatcTTTATTATCCTTATTCTGATTGTTTCCAAGGGcaatttcttctttctttctttcctttcatttgactGGATTTACTTAAATCACCTGAATGGCAGCTTGAGcccataaaaatattaaaatgttaacattacAAGATAAATATGTGATTGAGACATTTCCCGATTGGGATTATGCCTCTACTAGGAAATTAATTTatcacaaaaaacatacaaatccAGCAGGTGGAGCCTTGAGGCATGTTTTAATACTccaaataatgttttttctgcAATTTCTCATTATGTCTGCAAATTAGTTGTTGTATTTCTCTTAGTACACACTCTGAGTGAACCATCTGACAGGCTTGTAGTAGCTAAGCGTTGCATTTACTCACTCAACAAATTTTCTTAAATCCCAACAAACAAGAACTTGAACTTAAACATCTGCCACTCTACTGTCTATCTTTGTGTGGTCAAATGGAGGCTAAAACAAACTTCATGTCAGTCAAGTCTGTTTTAATGTGTTCTTTTCTGTCTATCTCATAATGGAAAGCAGATACAAGACCAATATATTgacagatgttttttgtttcaataTACTAGCGGTGATGAAAACAGCTCAATCAGTTGTCCATTGTCTTATTTTCTacaacatgtatgtgtgtgtataattaaataaagcaaaacagaaatgtaattcaTTTTGTGCTATGTATTGGCGTggttttaatgcatttttaactAATATTATGCAGTATATTAACGTATTCACCCCAACCGATCCCTACATTaggaacacatttttattaactcaatcttttttaatgaaactgtTCCTTTTTGTCTAAATCACTTTTCAAAAATAGCTAAAATTCAAAACAGGAATTATGTATACGAATTATTGTAATTTCCTTCATGACCTCCAGTGTTTGttaatatacaaaaataatgaCATCTCAAAATCCAAAAAATCCTGGTGACAGTGAACGGAGGAGGTTGTGTTCACGTATTGCAGTCCTGTCTGCAGGGTGTCTCACGGGGAGTTCACACagagttcatttttttttcttctttgttgctCTTGTCTACTTTAGTTGAAAGGAGACGCTGCAGAATTCGAGCCATGTTACACTAGTACAAAAAGGGATGTCAGAGAAGATCATGTCAGAAGTTGTATTTTGGCTCGGTGTAGGTCAGAGTGAATCCTGTAGAGCAAGACTGACACTCTATTCTTctggtgttttctttttatggtGGTGTTGTTAGGGTTTGTTCACACTTTAATGATAGTTCATTTGTAAATTAGTTTAagcaaatatattaaattaccATCCAACAagacacattttacacatttagtaccttgtaaaaaaaacagaacaagtcACACTGATAATCAATTGAAGTCATTTTATTACATCTTGTCACAGAGAAacttaaatgtgaaaattgtgaTGCTGTGGAGATGAATCATCTCATGATGCTGGACTGTTCAAGAGCATTTACAGATACATATTTGAGAAGACTGACTTTAAATTGACATTTCTAAGAGCAAttgttaattatttaaatgtgatcTATTTCATTGGGTGTTTTTGTCCATATAAAAAAGTAGACAGGGGAACATTTTATGGTACAAGTGgcttagaaatacattttatagtgGAAGGCTTTGTTTTCTCAAAGTGCTAAAAATCtttcaaaaacattaaaaaatatcctATAACACAATTTTCCAGAAACATTAGGATCAAAGACTTCCTGTCGCACAGACGTCTCCTGTTGTTTGCACATGAAGGTTTATCATTACCCTTTACAACACATGAATGGAAAAACATATAATGTGAatttagaaattaaaaatgaattgatGACCATCTCCATGTCTTTGAAATGATAAGCAAACCTTTAAAATGGTCCAGCAGAGTAATGTATAGTACATAAATGTGCAAAGCAAATTAATACATCTACAAATGCTTGTAAATCATTTCTTAAATACTTCCAAAAATATCAGTTAATTTTAACAAAGGCTTGATTGGGAATGTACACCTGGACTTTTAATTGCATCtcgtttgctttttttttttgtaattcagcCAACAGTATGGGGGCACAGTCAAAGAGGTGCAAGTGCAGGCATTCTGGTCTCTTTTTGGGTACACAAAGAAAATCCAGCAggacacattttgtcagttgTTGTAGTCTGTCCCCTCTAAGTGATCTGGAATGGGAAGTCCAGTGAGGATTGTTACACATCTGTTCCACACGTTGAACACAGGGCAGACTGGCTGAGCAAAGGTGACGTCGAACGTATGCAAGTGCTGAGAGCCAACTGCATCGTAGAAAGACAGAGATCCAGAGTCGTAGTCCAACAATATTCCGAGACGCCTCAGGTGGGGTGAGGGCTCGATGGGCATCTCCTTACTGTTGTGACGCACTACCCACGAGTTGTTACAGCGAGACAGTACCCAGGAGGCTGAGTTTTTGCCAACCCACTCGTGTTTTGGTGCTGACTTGTAGGCGATGCCAACTGCAAACCTGCATGAAGGACGGAAACAAAATgtcataaatacatttgtagCATGGTAACTCTGAAACAACATAATCCAGCTGTTGGGTGTTTTTACCATGTGCTTCCTCCTATCAGAGCCTCCCAATAATGGCGACCACTGTCAATATAGACATTCCCTGTGACACCGTAGCTGCTGTGGCTGGAGAAGCGGTCTTGACTGTGGCTCTTCTTAGATGATGTCTCGTCTCTCTCCACAGTCAGGTTGTCATGGGACAACCTCAGCTTCCGGTGAGCAGACTTTGGATCCAATTTGAATGGCTGACCTTTAAGAGAGACAAGCATGTGaaacttttttaaatgctggcttgtaaaatgaatgacagttctcagtgtttttttaatgctacaATAAATTCTATGCAGTTGCTGAGCTTGACATACTGTTGGTCTTGAGTTTCCCTGGTTCGCTGCTCCGGTTTCCAGCCTGGTTTATGGCCTTCACTATGAAAATGTACTTGGTGCCACACTGAAGCCCGTGCACAGTGTAGTGATTTTGCTTGATGTTTGGCACTATCATCCAGCTATCAGCAGAGTTACACAAACCTGCAgtccagacagacagaaagtcaCTGACAAAGAACGAACCAATTTATCATTAAAACTCTTGAGGTTGTGACTcattcagcatttaaaaaagaagtaaGACAATACAACGTGATTGTATGCAGTGCTTTTTGTCTCATCAAATACAGTGGCATTACCACTCATCCACGGATACTTGAGCACTGAGGCACATGTGAATAAATTGCCAGATGATTGAGCATGTTGTGACCTTGTTAGAGCATTCAATTCAAACACTCTCATTTCAAACCAGAGATAATATCAAGCTTATGATGTGCATCTGGATGTAAATCCAGTCTGACTAAGCTGTTATTTTTTCTCAATATCCTCTTCTAGACCCTGCAAAAATGGCAGTATATTTTGCCAATGTCTCATTACCCATAAGAGCATGAATAGAAtgctcctctcctgctgcttcaATATAATGTTATGTTTGGGCATTGTAACACAGCCACAAAACAATTGAAAGCCCCTCACTGAAATCCCTTTCAAATCCCTCTATCACATTGTCATGTTTTCCTCCACAAACATTCCCACTGCACTTCAGAAAGAGACTTACTGACAACATTAGACTGGCTGGTGAAGATGGCGTACTGAAGTTCATATGACACAACAGAGAACTCATCATCAGATGTCCAATGAACTGTAATTGTGTCATACGAAGCCGTGCACAATTCCTCACGGATTACTGGTGGATTTGGCGCTGCAATcggaaaaacaaagacatatgCTGATATTTGAAGACAATGATCAAAGTTGAGTGGATGCCattgtgcaaaacaaaaaaacaacagaaaaataatcataatgtgTTGCACAGACAGGTGGTGGTAAATCACACCACCACCCTTATTCTAACAAGTGTAATTAAGATGGGTTGCAGTTCCTCTAGCTATTGTAGCAACAGCCCCCATACAGAGTTAAACACACTCTCCACAACAGGCACTAAGCACCAACAATCAAACCTATTTTATTCAGCAAAAAGTAATGCTTACCTACAGCCTAACATTTgtaagtttttttgttttcaatcaCTTGCTTAGTTTAGCACTCTCACCTGCGTGAAATATAAACTCCCTAGCCAAAGCCTTTGACTTGTATGAATCCataattcaaagtaaaaaataatttcaagtTTGTATAGAGGAATCCATCATTTCATCTAAAATTATAAGTGTGTAGAATTATAGAGCATGTGTGTGGAAAACTGGCCAAATGTTATGAAGCTTAAATAATTTGGCACCACATACTGAGTGAGCAATGGGTAGATTATGGTCATTCACAGATGGGCTTCatgtcaaataataaaatattgagtACTTAAACTGCAAAACATTTACCTGTGAGGTAATCCAAACTTTCTAGCATTTTCTTCTCCCTCGTGAAGTCCAAAGCAAAAGTATCAAAGGTGTCATTTAAGTTTATTTCAGGTAACAGGATTTGAGAAGACGCCGTTGCCATAGAGACTCTGTAATACAGAAGTAAATTATGAGGCGTTGTCACTTTTATGCACTGTATTTATCCTTTGCTGATAGTGTTGACTTTCACCGTTGCCTCACCTCTCACAGATGCTTTTAGCTGTCTGAAGGAAGCGAGTGTGGTCTGTCTCCTTGAGGGTTTGGTCGGCCTGAGTGATGAGGGAGGAAGATCTCTCAATGCACTGCTTGCAGCTGGCTATCTGCTGGGCTAGTTTCCTCAGTCTAATAGCCTGGACAGAAATAAAAGATATGCCAGATAGATTAATAGCTTGGTAAATAACCAACCAATGTGCTACCTGGGAGGCACCAATATACCTGCCAGACGCTAGATTAGATTTTTCCTTACCAATTTGAAAATCCAACTGGAGAAAAATGTCATTTACAcctttgatcatttttttcagttgtgTAATACCCTCAAGACTGTGAGCTTCAACCTGTTCAATAAGCTGGCATTAGAGTTGTGTTTACGAAGCATCTCTCATTACACACCGGGAATgtgacacacgcacacacacgcacacacatatcagGCCATGGTCACTTTTGTGTACATTACATAGACtaacattcatttcctggagacttagcCTTATACTTGCATCACCTTAACTTAACCTTAACCTtcaccactgacccaaaaatcatctttttctcaattggggacacagcttttgtctcCAACTGGACAAGCTGTCCAGTGttaagtctgaaatgtgtccccaaaagtagccagAGAGagaccacatacacattcacacccaTCTCCACCCTCATAGACGGCTACCACAAACTCTgctggtagaaaaaaaaattataaacaaAGATTTAGCATTTATTTATCAATATTTGTAACATTCAACATCTGTAaatttgtaaatgtgtaaactgAATTTAACTAGTGTTTTTTCAAAGTTGTACTTGCAcatgtgtcactttttaaacattaagCTGCTACAGCTGCTGTTTTCTGGTActgttgttatttgtttattttaattacaagGGAGAAGCCATGCAAAATTTAATTGTGCCTcagtataatgacaataaagataattttctTCTAATGCTGCCATAGTAACAAGACTCTCCTACATCCCCCCTCTGTGGCTCATTGGTTTAGTGGCTGATAGCAACCTCAGAACCTGACAGAAGGCACGcggtgaggaaggaaagagtccTCCTCCAGGGAGGCCGATCACAGGAAGCAGGGCTCATCTTACTCTGACACTGAACATGGCACAGCATGCCACGCTGTCCAACATGGGAAAAGGAAGGGAAATCATACAAAAGGCATGACAGATTCACATTAAATGTATGCTCACTGTGGCAAAAGTACCCTAGAGTTGATAAAAGGACAAAAGCACAGGACAGAACAAAGAGAGCATGTTGGTGCAAGCAGCGTGGAAAATGtacaaaaccaaataaaatactttatcCAAACAAATCTGAAGACATGTTGCCATCAGCCAGCTATAGAAgt encodes the following:
- the mid1 gene encoding E3 ubiquitin-protein ligase Midline-1, translated to METLESELTCPICLELFEDPLLLPCAHSLCFNCAHRILVSHCTPSEPIQSISAFQCPTCRYVITLNQRGLEGLKRNVTLQNIIDRYQKASLSGPNSPNETRRERTVPDSKAMTSPSDRVQCQFCEQDPPQDAVKTCVTCEVSYCEECLKATHPNKKPFTGHRLIEPLLDSHLRGLMCLEHEDEKVNMYCVTDEQLICALCKLVGRHRDHQVAALSDRYDKLKQALDSNLSSLLKRTSELESLMGKLIQTCQHVEVNASRQENKLVEECDLLINIIQQRRQIIATKIKEGKAIRLRKLAQQIASCKQCIERSSSLITQADQTLKETDHTRFLQTAKSICERVSMATASSQILLPEINLNDTFDTFALDFTREKKMLESLDYLTAPNPPVIREELCTASYDTITVHWTSDDEFSVVSYELQYAIFTSQSNVVSLCNSADSWMIVPNIKQNHYTVHGLQCGTKYIFIVKAINQAGNRSSEPGKLKTNSQPFKLDPKSAHRKLRLSHDNLTVERDETSSKKSHSQDRFSSHSSYGVTGNVYIDSGRHYWEALIGGSTWFAVGIAYKSAPKHEWVGKNSASWVLSRCNNSWVVRHNSKEMPIEPSPHLRRLGILLDYDSGSLSFYDAVGSQHLHTFDVTFAQPVCPVFNVWNRCVTILTGLPIPDHLEGTDYNN